A section of the Streptomyces sp. SLBN-118 genome encodes:
- a CDS encoding RNA polymerase sigma factor SigF has product MSTASTVTTELTQPGTQRPNMADLDLPSVPNPGEVAPSDAREISKLFFVRLGELDEGTHEYQYVRNTLIELNLALVRYAAGRFRNRAEQMDDIVQVGTIGLIKAIDRFELSREVEFATFAVPYIVGEIKRFFRDTSWAVHVPRRLQELRIDLAKATDELSQELDRAPNTAELAGHLGLDEEEIIEGVVASNGYTAGSIDMPIDDAADHAPVPLSDRLGAPDADLEIAENVQALKPLIEELDDRDKRILRMRFGEEMTQSEIGVELGVSQMHVSRLLTRITKRLREGLLVVE; this is encoded by the coding sequence GTGTCCACGGCGAGCACGGTCACGACCGAACTCACACAGCCTGGTACACAGCGCCCGAACATGGCGGACCTGGATCTTCCGTCTGTGCCGAATCCTGGAGAAGTAGCACCCAGTGACGCGCGCGAGATCTCGAAGCTCTTCTTCGTACGGCTGGGCGAGCTGGACGAGGGCACCCATGAGTACCAGTACGTACGGAACACGCTCATCGAGCTGAACCTGGCACTGGTCAGGTACGCTGCCGGCCGGTTCCGTAACCGCGCCGAGCAGATGGACGACATCGTCCAGGTCGGCACCATCGGCCTGATCAAGGCGATCGACCGGTTCGAGCTGAGCCGCGAGGTGGAGTTCGCAACGTTCGCCGTTCCGTACATCGTCGGAGAGATCAAGCGGTTCTTCCGCGACACCAGCTGGGCCGTCCATGTGCCGCGCAGGCTGCAGGAGTTGCGGATCGACCTGGCGAAGGCGACCGACGAGCTCTCCCAGGAGCTGGACCGGGCGCCGAACACGGCCGAGCTCGCCGGGCACCTCGGGCTCGACGAGGAGGAGATCATCGAGGGCGTGGTCGCCAGCAACGGCTACACCGCCGGCTCGATCGACATGCCCATCGACGACGCCGCCGACCACGCACCGGTGCCGCTGTCCGACCGGCTGGGAGCGCCGGACGCCGATCTGGAGATCGCGGAGAACGTCCAGGCACTCAAGCCCCTCATCGAGGAACTGGACGACCGGGACAAGAGGATCCTGCGGATGCGTTTCGGCGAGGAGATGACCCAGTCGGAGATCGGCGTGGAGCTCGGCGTCTCGCAGATGCACGTCTCGCGGCTGCTGACGCGGATCACCAAGCGGCTGCGTGAGGGGCTGCTCGTCGTGGAGTGA
- the rpe gene encoding ribulose-phosphate 3-epimerase: protein MAVQISPSILSADFSRLAEEAKAVEGADWLHVDVMDNHFVPNLTLGVPVVESLSRATDTPLDCHLMIDDPDRWAPQYVEAGAGSVTFHVEAAAAPVRLAREIRAKGARASMALKPATPIEPYEDLLPELDMLLIMTVEPGFGGQAFLDIMLPKIRRTRELISKHGLELWLQVDGGVSDATIERCAEAGADVFVAGSAVYGAKDPAQAVRSLRAKAEETISSAAWACNH from the coding sequence ATGGCCGTACAGATCAGCCCCAGTATCCTCTCCGCCGACTTCTCCCGCCTGGCGGAGGAGGCGAAGGCAGTCGAAGGCGCCGACTGGCTCCATGTCGATGTCATGGACAACCATTTCGTGCCCAACCTCACGCTGGGCGTGCCTGTCGTGGAATCTCTCAGCCGGGCGACGGACACCCCGCTGGACTGTCATCTGATGATCGATGACCCCGATCGATGGGCTCCGCAGTACGTCGAGGCGGGGGCCGGATCCGTCACCTTCCATGTCGAGGCGGCGGCCGCGCCCGTACGCCTCGCGCGGGAGATCCGGGCCAAGGGCGCGCGTGCCTCGATGGCGCTCAAGCCCGCGACGCCCATTGAGCCGTACGAGGATCTGCTCCCCGAGCTCGACATGCTGCTGATCATGACTGTGGAGCCTGGTTTCGGCGGTCAGGCCTTTCTCGACATCATGCTGCCGAAGATCCGCCGTACCCGTGAGCTGATCTCCAAGCACGGCCTCGAGCTGTGGCTTCAGGTCGACGGCGGCGTTTCGGACGCGACGATCGAACGGTGTGCCGAAGCCGGCGCGGATGTGTTCGTGGCCGGTTCGGCGGTCTACGGGGCCAAGGACCCGGCGCAGGCGGTGCGCTCGCTGCGCGCCAAGGCCGAGGAGACCATCTCCTCGGCGGCGTGGGCGTGCAACCACTGA
- a CDS encoding sugar-binding transcriptional regulator: MYSSEEIAVSTGRSAMRMGPAELVQAAAMARRFYLEGKSKIQIAEEFGVSRFKVARVLETALERDLVRIEIRVPAELDAERSDALRARYGLRHAVVVESPAEGEDESPDPENLGEVAADLLGELVNEGDVLGLAWGRSTIHMAAALDRLPPCTVVQLTGVYDAGTAERGSVEAVRRAAQVSGGEAHPIYAPMLLPDPATAAALRSQTGIARAFEYFDKVTVAAVSIGSWEPGISTVHDMLTDEERAHYASLGVAAEMSAHLFDAEGRRVGRDLGERCITVEADRLRRIPEVVAIAGGQRKADAIAAVLRSGLVTSLVTDTAAADHLLAAPPGPRPALDRADPDD; this comes from the coding sequence GTGTACAGCAGTGAGGAGATCGCGGTGTCGACGGGCCGGTCAGCCATGCGGATGGGACCCGCTGAGCTGGTGCAGGCGGCGGCCATGGCCCGCCGCTTCTATCTCGAGGGCAAATCCAAGATCCAGATCGCTGAGGAGTTCGGCGTCAGCCGCTTCAAGGTCGCCAGGGTCCTGGAAACCGCACTCGAGCGTGATCTCGTAAGGATCGAGATCCGCGTCCCCGCAGAGCTGGACGCGGAGCGCTCGGACGCGCTCCGCGCACGCTACGGACTACGGCACGCGGTCGTCGTCGAATCCCCGGCGGAGGGTGAGGACGAGTCGCCCGATCCGGAGAACCTCGGCGAAGTGGCCGCCGACCTCCTCGGCGAACTGGTGAACGAGGGCGATGTGCTGGGGCTGGCCTGGGGCCGGTCCACGATCCACATGGCCGCCGCGCTCGACCGGCTGCCACCGTGCACAGTCGTGCAGCTCACGGGGGTGTACGACGCGGGGACCGCCGAGCGCGGCTCGGTGGAGGCCGTCCGCCGCGCCGCACAGGTCTCCGGCGGCGAGGCCCACCCCATCTACGCCCCGATGCTGCTTCCCGACCCGGCCACCGCGGCGGCGCTGCGCAGCCAGACCGGCATCGCCCGCGCCTTCGAGTACTTCGACAAGGTCACCGTCGCCGCCGTGTCCATCGGTTCGTGGGAGCCGGGCATCTCGACCGTGCACGACATGCTCACCGACGAGGAGCGCGCGCACTATGCCTCGCTCGGCGTCGCCGCCGAGATGTCCGCGCACCTCTTCGACGCGGAGGGCCGCAGGGTCGGCCGTGACCTGGGCGAACGGTGCATCACGGTCGAGGCTGACCGGCTGCGCCGTATCCCCGAGGTCGTGGCGATCGCCGGCGGTCAGCGCAAGGCGGACGCCATCGCGGCCGTACTGCGCTCCGGGCTCGTCACCAGCCTGGTGACGGACACCGCGGCCGCGGACCATCTGCTGGCGGCACCGCCGGGGCCGCGGCCCGCGCTGGACCGGGCGGACCCGGACGACTGA
- a CDS encoding GDSL-type esterase/lipase family protein, giving the protein MSWHDPRPFLRGVAWLDEGRAVRANPSDLGRLPWDTAQRAALPIGVRLEFTAEGAHAVQIRYRASVPRAADALRAVAHCFALWHGDSLVSETIAEPAEETVVTVALPAGVRGRFIVHPPEAQSPMILGLRGIGGSIAPAPPQPRWLVHGDSITEGWWSTRPAHSWPATAGRTLGLDTVNLGYAGAARGELATAEQLSALPADAITLAFGTNCWTGVPCSAPLLYETVRAFLKLVRQGHPQIPLLVLSPVLRPQAEQTPNRLGATLAELRTAIERAVLDSAEATGDGQLALLPGRGLIGPSRLADGVHPNDEGHAAMAAAVADVLRTKLS; this is encoded by the coding sequence GTGAGCTGGCACGATCCCCGTCCCTTTCTGCGTGGTGTGGCCTGGCTGGACGAGGGCCGCGCGGTACGCGCGAACCCCTCGGATCTCGGCAGGCTGCCCTGGGACACCGCGCAACGCGCGGCGCTGCCCATCGGCGTGCGGCTGGAGTTCACCGCCGAGGGCGCACACGCGGTTCAGATTCGCTACCGCGCCTCGGTGCCGCGCGCGGCCGACGCCCTGCGCGCCGTCGCCCACTGCTTCGCCCTCTGGCACGGCGACAGCCTTGTCTCCGAGACGATCGCCGAGCCGGCCGAGGAGACGGTAGTCACCGTTGCCCTCCCCGCCGGTGTCCGCGGCCGGTTCATCGTCCATCCCCCGGAGGCGCAGTCCCCAATGATCCTCGGTCTGCGCGGTATCGGCGGCAGCATCGCTCCCGCGCCTCCTCAGCCACGCTGGCTCGTCCACGGCGACTCGATCACCGAGGGCTGGTGGTCCACCCGCCCCGCCCACTCCTGGCCCGCCACCGCCGGCCGGACGCTGGGCCTGGACACGGTGAACCTGGGCTACGCGGGCGCGGCCCGTGGCGAACTGGCCACCGCGGAGCAGTTGTCGGCACTCCCCGCCGATGCGATCACCCTTGCCTTCGGCACCAACTGCTGGACCGGCGTTCCCTGTTCGGCCCCCCTGCTGTACGAGACGGTGCGCGCGTTCCTCAAGCTCGTACGCCAGGGACATCCGCAGATCCCACTGCTGGTCCTCTCCCCCGTGCTGCGCCCCCAGGCCGAGCAGACTCCCAACCGCCTGGGCGCCACGCTCGCCGAGCTGCGTACGGCCATCGAGCGGGCAGTCCTCGACAGCGCGGAGGCCACGGGCGACGGGCAGCTCGCCCTGCTGCCGGGGCGGGGCCTGATCGGCCCCTCCCGGCTGGCCGACGGCGTGCACCCCAACGACGAGGGCCATGCCGCGATGGCGGCAGCCGTCGCGGACGTACTGCGTACGAAACTTTCCTGA
- a CDS encoding MMPL family transporter gives MPDAHKEQQRPRKGVAHFVCGRRSKWVVVVLWLAVIMLAFPLASKLTDAQDNDAASWLPGSAESTQVLEESKGFRPEVIPAVVVYARDSGLTPADRLQISENVAAIKQLRDHGVRGNETRGPVLDRTVDPRAAQVFVPITMDEKGWARIAPAVDSIRDVTGTGGAGLAVHITGPGGTAADFSEAFEGIDSTLLMSTLAVVVIILLITYRSPTLLLVPVISVIGALAAAEALIYLLARHADLTVNGQSAGILTVLVFGAGTDYALLLVARYREELRRHEDRHEAMALALHRAGPAVLASGATVVLGMLVLLAAEMNSTSGLGPVAAIGVAVALVSMLTLFPALLVIFGRWIFWPAIPHLGTPEPTERGFWARTGQRIAGRPRATWGITAVILAAFALGLTQLRAEGISNAEAFTGEPDSIVGQTVQAKYFPAGSGDPLVVIANAPQARRVGETVATTPGVVPQSIGVPLGTRPFNDGRVLFEATMSDPADSQAARATVERIRDAVHAVPDADARVGGGTAAVLDADTATTRDNYVIIPLVLAVVLLVLTLLLRALIAPLLLIGTVVLSFAAALGLSALAFRYIFDYAGESTDFPLFVFVFLVALGIDYNIFLTTRIREEARRQGTRPGVLTGLAATGAVITSAGLVLAGTFAALGTLPMVAFAEIGFAVALGVLLDTLVVRSVLVTGLFLDVGPKIWWPHRLAREDEPRPPAPAVAGSAVSGGAVSGGGSSAKKPEDP, from the coding sequence ATGCCGGACGCACACAAGGAACAGCAGCGGCCCAGAAAGGGCGTCGCCCACTTCGTCTGCGGGCGGCGCAGCAAATGGGTCGTCGTCGTGCTGTGGCTGGCGGTGATCATGCTCGCCTTCCCGCTGGCATCGAAGCTCACCGACGCCCAGGACAACGACGCCGCGTCCTGGCTCCCCGGCAGCGCCGAATCCACCCAAGTGCTGGAGGAGTCCAAGGGGTTCAGGCCCGAGGTCATCCCGGCGGTCGTCGTGTACGCACGCGACAGCGGCCTGACCCCGGCCGACCGGCTGCAGATCAGCGAAAACGTCGCGGCGATCAAGCAGCTGCGGGACCACGGTGTGCGCGGCAACGAGACCCGCGGTCCGGTCCTGGACCGGACCGTCGACCCGCGGGCCGCCCAGGTGTTCGTACCGATCACGATGGACGAGAAGGGCTGGGCAAGGATCGCGCCCGCCGTCGACTCCATCCGCGACGTGACCGGCACCGGCGGGGCCGGGCTCGCGGTCCACATCACCGGCCCCGGCGGCACCGCGGCCGACTTCTCCGAGGCCTTCGAGGGCATCGACTCGACCCTGCTGATGTCGACACTCGCCGTTGTGGTCATCATCCTGCTGATCACCTATCGCAGTCCCACGCTGCTGCTGGTTCCGGTGATCTCGGTGATCGGCGCGCTCGCCGCCGCGGAGGCGCTGATCTATCTGCTGGCCCGGCACGCCGATCTGACCGTCAACGGCCAGAGCGCGGGCATTTTGACCGTCCTCGTCTTCGGGGCGGGGACGGACTATGCGCTGCTGCTCGTCGCCCGCTACCGCGAGGAGCTGCGCCGGCACGAGGACCGGCACGAGGCGATGGCCCTGGCGCTGCACCGGGCAGGGCCCGCGGTGCTGGCCAGCGGCGCGACGGTGGTGCTCGGCATGCTTGTCCTGCTGGCCGCCGAGATGAACTCCACCAGCGGACTCGGCCCGGTCGCCGCGATCGGTGTCGCGGTCGCCCTGGTGTCCATGCTGACGCTCTTCCCCGCCCTGTTGGTGATCTTCGGCCGTTGGATCTTCTGGCCCGCGATCCCGCACCTGGGTACGCCCGAGCCCACCGAGCGCGGCTTCTGGGCCCGTACGGGGCAGCGGATCGCCGGCCGCCCGCGCGCGACATGGGGCATCACCGCCGTCATCCTCGCAGCGTTCGCCCTGGGGCTGACGCAGCTGCGGGCCGAGGGCATCAGCAACGCCGAGGCTTTCACCGGCGAGCCCGATTCGATCGTCGGACAGACCGTCCAGGCCAAGTACTTCCCCGCGGGCAGCGGCGACCCCCTGGTGGTCATCGCCAACGCGCCTCAGGCCCGCCGGGTCGGCGAGACCGTGGCCACGACGCCCGGCGTGGTCCCGCAGTCGATCGGCGTCCCGCTCGGCACCAGACCCTTCAACGACGGCCGCGTGCTGTTCGAGGCGACCATGTCGGATCCCGCCGACAGCCAGGCCGCCAGGGCCACGGTCGAGCGGATACGCGATGCCGTCCACGCTGTCCCGGACGCCGACGCCCGGGTGGGCGGCGGCACGGCAGCCGTGCTGGACGCGGATACCGCCACCACCCGGGACAACTATGTGATCATTCCGCTGGTCCTGGCCGTGGTGCTGCTGGTGCTCACGCTGCTGCTGCGCGCCCTGATCGCCCCACTGCTGCTGATCGGGACGGTGGTGCTGTCCTTCGCGGCGGCGCTGGGCCTGAGCGCGCTCGCGTTCCGCTACATCTTCGACTACGCCGGCGAGTCCACGGACTTCCCACTGTTCGTCTTCGTCTTCCTGGTGGCGCTGGGCATCGACTACAACATCTTCCTGACCACCCGTATCCGCGAGGAGGCGCGCCGCCAGGGCACCAGACCCGGCGTGCTGACCGGCCTGGCGGCGACGGGCGCGGTCATCACCTCGGCAGGCCTGGTCCTGGCCGGCACCTTCGCGGCGCTGGGCACACTGCCGATGGTCGCCTTCGCGGAGATCGGCTTCGCGGTGGCGCTCGGAGTGCTGCTCGACACCCTCGTCGTACGGTCCGTGCTGGTCACGGGACTGTTCCTGGACGTGGGGCCGAAGATCTGGTGGCCGCACCGGCTCGCCCGCGAGGACGAGCCGCGGCCACCGGCGCCCGCGGTGGCGGGCAGCGCGGTATCGGGCGGCGCGGTGTCGGGCGGAGGTTCCTCGGCGAAGAAGCCCGAAGACCCGTAG
- a CDS encoding ATP-binding protein, producing MDTEPHVVIDHSPHRDSAGARGATAEFLLQHCPWADLDAVLLVVTELVANAVRHTAGWWQLHLRAGADTLVVEMDDCSPHPPVPREPDFAGGGGFGWHMVLSLAGRVEVCPLPYGKRVQATWLRQAH from the coding sequence ATGGACACAGAACCACATGTGGTGATCGACCACTCGCCACACAGAGACAGCGCCGGGGCCCGAGGGGCCACCGCGGAGTTTCTGCTGCAGCACTGCCCCTGGGCCGACCTGGACGCGGTGCTGCTGGTCGTCACCGAGCTGGTCGCCAACGCCGTACGGCACACCGCCGGCTGGTGGCAGCTGCATCTGAGGGCGGGAGCGGACACGCTGGTGGTGGAGATGGACGACTGCAGCCCGCACCCTCCCGTGCCGCGCGAGCCCGACTTCGCCGGTGGCGGCGGTTTCGGCTGGCACATGGTGCTGAGTCTCGCCGGGCGCGTGGAGGTCTGCCCGCTGCCGTACGGAAAGCGGGTGCAGGCGACCTGGCTGCGACAGGCGCACTGA
- a CDS encoding GuaB1 family IMP dehydrogenase-related protein, translating to MRFLNDLKPPYDLTYDDVFMVPSRSAVGSRQGVDLSSPDGTGTTIPLVVANMTAIAGRRMAETLARRGGLVVIPQDIPIDVVTEVISWVKTRHLVLDTPIVLAPGQTVADALSLLPKRAHDAGVVVDADHRPVGVVTDADLSGVDRFTQLSEVMSRDLLLLDADIDPRDAFNKLDHANRRYAPAVDKDGRLAGILTRKGALRATLYTPAVDAGGKLRIAAAVGINGDVAGKAKQLLDAGADTIVVDTAHGHQESMISAIKAVRGLDPRVPIVAGNIVAAEGVRDLIEAGADIVKVGVGPGAMCTTRMMTGVGRPQFSAVLECAAEARKYGKHVWADGGVRHPRDVAMALAAGASNVMIGSWFAGTYESPGDLQQAADGRLYKESFGMASARAVRNRTSEESAYDRARKGLFEEGISTSRMFLDPARPGVEDLIDSIIAGVRSSCTYAGAGSLEEFAEKAIVGIQSAAGYAEGKPLHASWN from the coding sequence GTGCGTTTCCTCAATGACTTGAAGCCGCCGTACGACCTGACGTACGACGACGTATTCATGGTGCCGAGCCGTTCGGCCGTCGGCTCCCGCCAGGGCGTGGACCTGTCCTCCCCCGACGGCACCGGCACCACCATCCCGCTGGTCGTCGCGAACATGACCGCCATCGCGGGTCGCCGGATGGCCGAGACGCTCGCCCGCCGCGGCGGCCTCGTCGTCATTCCCCAGGACATCCCGATCGACGTCGTCACCGAGGTCATCTCCTGGGTCAAGACGCGCCACCTCGTTCTTGACACGCCGATCGTGCTCGCTCCCGGCCAGACCGTCGCCGACGCGCTGTCGCTGCTGCCGAAGCGGGCCCACGACGCGGGCGTCGTCGTCGACGCCGACCACCGGCCGGTGGGTGTCGTCACCGACGCCGACCTGTCCGGCGTCGACCGCTTCACCCAGCTGTCCGAGGTCATGTCCCGGGACCTGCTGCTGCTCGACGCGGACATCGACCCGCGCGACGCCTTCAACAAGCTCGACCATGCCAACCGTCGCTACGCCCCGGCCGTGGACAAGGACGGCCGGCTCGCCGGCATCCTCACCCGCAAGGGCGCGCTGCGCGCGACTCTCTACACCCCGGCCGTCGACGCCGGCGGCAAGCTGCGCATCGCCGCCGCCGTGGGCATCAACGGCGATGTCGCCGGCAAGGCCAAGCAACTCCTCGACGCCGGTGCGGACACCATCGTGGTGGACACCGCGCACGGCCACCAGGAGTCGATGATCAGCGCGATCAAGGCGGTCCGTGGGCTCGACCCGCGTGTGCCGATCGTCGCGGGCAACATCGTCGCCGCAGAGGGCGTACGCGATCTGATCGAGGCCGGCGCGGACATCGTCAAGGTCGGAGTGGGCCCCGGCGCCATGTGCACCACCCGCATGATGACGGGTGTCGGCCGCCCGCAGTTCTCGGCCGTGCTGGAGTGCGCCGCCGAGGCGAGGAAGTACGGCAAGCACGTCTGGGCCGACGGCGGTGTGCGCCACCCGCGCGATGTCGCCATGGCACTCGCGGCCGGCGCCTCCAACGTCATGATCGGCTCCTGGTTCGCCGGGACCTACGAGTCCCCGGGCGACCTGCAGCAGGCCGCCGACGGGCGCCTGTACAAGGAGTCCTTCGGTATGGCGTCGGCGCGCGCCGTGCGCAACCGTACGAGCGAGGAGTCGGCGTACGACCGCGCCCGCAAGGGGCTGTTCGAGGAGGGCATCTCCACCTCGCGGATGTTCCTCGACCCGGCCCGTCCGGGCGTCGAGGACCTGATCGACTCGATCATCGCGGGTGTCCGCTCCTCCTGCACCTACGCCGGTGCGGGCTCGCTGGAGGAGTTCGCCGAGAAGGCGATCGTCGGCATCCAGAGCGCCGCGGGTTACGCCGAGGGCAAGCCCCTGCACGCCAGCTGGAACTAG
- a CDS encoding glutamine synthetase family protein, whose amino-acid sequence MPVLDSDQSQQARQEAARLMAEGVHGVALTWVDNAGITRAKAVPIGRVPHAATRGVGMSPVFDVFLVDDSITTSRHIGGPDGDLRLVPDLGRLTVLAAQPGWAWAPVDRYDQQGRPYAACQRLFARRMAERAVAHGIEVRMGFETEWVVLREGEDPCAGPAYGMARLAALSGYLDDVLQALVAQGVDVLQIHPEYAAGQFEVSVEPSDPVGAADLAVLVRETIRAVSLRHGLTPLFGPAVLAESVGNGGHLHLSLWRDGRNLCRAGEGPLGMTAESEAFLAGILDALPALLAIGAPSPASYLRLEPSRWAGVFQCWGLENREAALRFITGAPDDPEAANAEIKCFDAAANPYLVTGAVIAAGLGGLSAGATLPEPTRGDPALTNGQPRLPQSLPEALEHFSASGLLREALGEPLFGAIAAVRRAESELFDGRAPQAIADATRGRY is encoded by the coding sequence ATGCCCGTGCTCGACAGCGACCAGTCACAGCAGGCCCGTCAGGAGGCCGCCAGGCTGATGGCGGAGGGCGTCCACGGGGTCGCGCTGACCTGGGTGGACAACGCCGGCATCACCCGGGCCAAGGCCGTCCCGATCGGACGTGTGCCACATGCCGCCACGCGCGGCGTCGGGATGTCCCCGGTCTTCGACGTCTTCCTCGTCGACGACTCGATCACCACCAGCCGCCATATCGGCGGCCCGGACGGAGACCTCAGACTCGTTCCGGACCTCGGGCGGCTGACTGTGCTCGCGGCGCAGCCGGGCTGGGCGTGGGCGCCGGTCGACCGGTACGACCAACAGGGGCGGCCCTATGCCGCGTGCCAGCGACTGTTCGCCCGGCGGATGGCGGAACGCGCGGTGGCACATGGCATCGAGGTGCGGATGGGCTTCGAAACGGAATGGGTCGTGCTGCGGGAAGGGGAGGATCCGTGCGCCGGCCCCGCGTACGGCATGGCCCGGTTGGCCGCGCTCTCGGGCTATCTGGACGACGTGCTGCAGGCGCTGGTCGCGCAGGGCGTCGATGTCCTGCAGATCCACCCCGAGTACGCCGCCGGGCAGTTCGAGGTGTCGGTGGAGCCGTCCGATCCCGTGGGCGCTGCCGATCTCGCCGTGCTGGTGCGCGAAACGATCCGCGCGGTGTCGCTGCGGCACGGGCTGACGCCCCTGTTCGGCCCCGCTGTGCTGGCGGAGAGCGTCGGGAACGGCGGCCATCTGCATCTGAGCCTGTGGCGGGACGGGCGCAATCTGTGCCGGGCCGGCGAAGGGCCGTTGGGGATGACGGCGGAGAGCGAGGCTTTTCTTGCGGGCATCCTCGACGCGCTCCCGGCCCTCCTCGCCATCGGCGCGCCGTCTCCGGCAAGCTATCTGCGCCTCGAGCCCTCCCGCTGGGCCGGCGTCTTCCAGTGCTGGGGCCTGGAGAACCGCGAGGCCGCTCTCCGATTCATCACCGGCGCTCCCGACGACCCGGAGGCGGCGAACGCCGAGATCAAGTGCTTCGACGCGGCGGCCAACCCCTACCTGGTCACGGGCGCGGTCATCGCGGCGGGACTGGGCGGACTGAGCGCCGGGGCGACGCTGCCCGAGCCGACGAGGGGGGACCCGGCGCTGACGAACGGGCAGCCGAGGCTGCCGCAGTCACTGCCCGAGGCGCTGGAGCACTTCAGCGCCTCCGGCCTGCTCCGCGAGGCTCTCGGAGAGCCACTGTTCGGGGCGATCGCGGCCGTCCGCCGAGCGGAGAGCGAGCTCTTCGACGGCAGGGCGCCGCAGGCGATCGCCGACGCGACACGCGGGCGGTACTGA
- a CDS encoding amidohydrolase family protein, producing the protein MPLVLPPLVDHHCHGVLRSGPDAAEFASYLTESDAPPASGTSFFDTQLGFAVRRWCPPLLGLEAHCPPERYLERRRELGTTEATRRLLRGGGTGTYLVDTGLPGDLTGPTELAELGGGEARTIVRLEWLAERTADAHTGPEAFVDVYESAVIAAARTAAGFKSIAAYRYGLGLDPEEPSAAEVLRAAARWLQARPPGGRLADPVLLRHLLWSAVRSGLPLQLHTGFGDPDLCLDRCDPLLLTDFIRAVGPYGCPLVLLHGYPYHRHAAYLAHVFPHVYADVGLALSHTGARAEAVLAEALELTPFGKLLYSSDAYGLPELYVVGAHVFEEALGRLIDVWTASGAWSAYDAQRVAQLIAAGNARRLYRLEPTGS; encoded by the coding sequence ATGCCCCTTGTGCTGCCGCCGCTCGTCGACCATCACTGCCACGGGGTTTTGCGCAGCGGTCCGGATGCCGCGGAGTTCGCCTCGTATCTCACCGAGTCGGACGCCCCGCCCGCGTCCGGGACCAGCTTCTTCGACACCCAGCTGGGGTTCGCCGTTCGCCGCTGGTGCCCGCCGCTCCTCGGGCTGGAGGCACACTGCCCTCCCGAGCGGTATCTGGAGCGCCGCCGCGAGCTGGGCACCACGGAGGCGACGCGGCGGCTGCTGCGTGGCGGCGGCACCGGCACCTATCTGGTCGACACCGGCCTGCCGGGGGATCTCACGGGCCCGACGGAGCTGGCGGAACTCGGCGGCGGCGAGGCGCGCACGATCGTACGGCTGGAATGGCTGGCGGAGCGTACGGCGGACGCGCACACCGGTCCCGAAGCATTCGTCGACGTGTACGAAAGCGCCGTCATCGCCGCCGCACGCACCGCGGCCGGGTTCAAGTCGATCGCCGCGTACCGCTACGGTCTCGGTCTGGACCCCGAGGAGCCGAGCGCCGCCGAGGTCCTCCGCGCCGCAGCGCGCTGGCTACAGGCACGCCCGCCGGGCGGGCGGCTCGCCGATCCGGTGCTCCTGCGCCATCTGCTCTGGTCGGCGGTGCGCTCCGGGCTGCCGCTTCAGCTGCACACGGGTTTCGGCGACCCCGATCTGTGTCTGGACCGCTGCGATCCGCTGCTGCTGACGGACTTCATCCGGGCCGTCGGACCCTACGGCTGTCCCCTGGTGCTGCTGCACGGCTATCCGTACCACCGGCACGCGGCCTATCTCGCCCATGTGTTTCCCCATGTGTACGCCGATGTCGGCCTTGCCCTGTCGCACACGGGCGCGCGAGCCGAAGCCGTCCTCGCGGAGGCGCTGGAGCTCACCCCGTTCGGCAAGCTGCTCTACTCGAGCGACGCCTACGGCCTGCCGGAGCTGTACGTCGTCGGGGCGCATGTCTTCGAGGAGGCACTCGGCCGCCTCATCGACGTCTGGACGGCATCGGGCGCCTGGTCCGCGTACGACGCCCAACGAGTGGCGCAATTGATCGCCGCAGGCAACGCCCGCCGCCTCTACCGCCTGGAGCCGACCGGTTCGTGA